Proteins from a single region of Engystomops pustulosus chromosome 5, aEngPut4.maternal, whole genome shotgun sequence:
- the TRDMT1 gene encoding tRNA (cytosine(38)-C(5))-methyltransferase gives MILMSPPCQPFTRIGLQGDVSDPRAKSFLYVLEILPRLQKTPKYILLENVKGFESSEARDTMIRTLEGCGYKYQELLLSPPCLGIPNSRLRYFLIAKLQVENFTFQTTDKILERFPSAITSDHGGPVSASCLDRTSETDAEQQSLENHKQIPEGAFLYKLETAEQLERKMDQNNDPSVQRLQDYLEENVESSQYRLPPKALLRYALILDIVKPTCRRSTCFTKGYGHYVEGTGSILQTALDVEISSAYKSLETLSDEEKLAKLSTLKLRYFTPREIANLHGFPATFGFPEQVTTRQRYRLLGNSLNVHIVAQLIALMLQSP, from the exons ATGATCCTTATGAGTCCTCCCTGTCAGCCGTTTACAAG GATCGGCTTGCAGGGTGATGTGTCCGACCCAAGGGCAAAGAGTTTCTTGTATGTTTTGGAAATCCTTCCAAG GCTACAGAAAACCCCGAAATATATTCTCCTGGAAAACGTGAAAGGATTTGAATCCTCGGAAGCGCg GGACACAATGATCAGGACACTAGAAGGTTGTGGATACAAGTATCAGGAGCTCCTGCTCTCTCCCCCCTGT CTTGGCATCCCGAATTCAAGGCTGCGCTACTTTCTCATTGCCAAGCTTCAAGTGGAAAATTTTACATTCCAGACCACCGATAAA ATACTTGAGCGGTTCCCCTCGGCCATCACATCGGATCATGGCGGTCCCGTCAGTGCTTCGTGCTTGGATAGAACATCAGAGACAGATGCAGAGCAACAAAGTCTTGAAAACCACAAACAAATCCCAGAAGGAGCCTTCCTCTACAAGCTGGAAACTGCTGAGCAGCTCGAGAGAAAGATGGATCAGAACAATGACCCCTCTGTGCAGAGGCTGCAGGACTATCTGGAAGAGAACGTGGAGAGCAGCCAGTACCGGCTGCCCCCGAAGGCTCTACTGAGATACGCTCTGATTTTGGATATTGTTAAACCAACATGTAGAAGGTCAACCTGCTTCACTAAAGG gtatggacattacgTGGAGGGCACAGGCTCTATTCTGCAGACGGCTTTAGATGTAGAG ATTAGTTCAGCCTATAAATCACTGGAGACATTGTCTGATGAGGAGAAGCTCGCTAAACTCTCCACCCTGAAACTGAGATACTTCACACCCCGAGAAATCGCCAATCTGCACGGATTCCCAGCAACTTTTG GTTTTCCTGAGCAGGTAACAACGAGGCAGCGATATCGTCTCCTGGGGAACAGTCTGAACGTGCACATCGTAGCTCAGCTCATCGCTCTTATGCTGCAGTCCCCCTGA